Proteins found in one Halobaculum sp. MBLA0147 genomic segment:
- a CDS encoding glucose-6-phosphate isomerase, with amino-acid sequence MHVDIGNALGGALGLTRAELETLDERVATAHERIARGRERRDHGYAALALPETVDTAAIGETARAARERALGEDDPGALDAVVTVGIGGSALGAATLAEALAADADTTVVTLDNVDPAWVRRRLDAVDLDRTVVNVVSRSGTTAETLANFLVVRAAMTDAGVDWTDHTVVTTGESGNLRSLAAAHDLPSLPVPDGVPGRFSALSTVGLLVPALLGVDVDGLVAGGAAGADSLTDSLFECPGYAYGATAYALAERGASVNAIMPYTESLERFAEWTAQLWAESLGKDGRGQTPARALGVTDQHSQLQLYRAGPADKLVTLVDVCEGPDTPLPAAELEGLSYLDGATLGELRDAELRATEASLAAAGRENVRVELDRLDAESVGELVYGFEAATILYGELADLETFTQPAVEWGKRAARGLLGESTEESRRVREKRELVVE; translated from the coding sequence GTGCACGTCGACATCGGGAACGCCCTCGGCGGGGCGCTCGGACTGACGCGAGCGGAGTTGGAGACGCTGGACGAGCGAGTCGCGACGGCTCACGAGCGGATCGCGCGCGGTCGCGAGCGGCGCGACCACGGGTACGCCGCGCTGGCGCTCCCGGAGACCGTCGACACGGCCGCGATCGGCGAGACGGCACGGGCGGCACGCGAGCGGGCGCTGGGCGAGGACGACCCCGGCGCTCTCGACGCGGTCGTCACCGTCGGGATCGGTGGGAGCGCACTCGGCGCGGCGACGCTCGCCGAGGCGCTCGCTGCCGACGCCGACACGACGGTCGTGACGCTAGACAACGTCGACCCGGCGTGGGTGCGACGGCGACTCGACGCGGTCGACCTCGACAGAACGGTCGTGAACGTCGTCTCGCGGTCGGGGACCACCGCAGAGACGCTGGCGAACTTCCTCGTCGTCCGCGCGGCGATGACGGACGCCGGCGTCGACTGGACCGACCACACCGTCGTCACGACGGGTGAATCGGGGAACCTCCGGTCGTTGGCGGCGGCGCACGACCTGCCGTCGCTCCCAGTTCCGGACGGGGTCCCGGGGCGGTTCTCGGCGCTGTCGACGGTGGGACTGCTCGTCCCGGCGCTGTTGGGGGTCGACGTGGACGGCCTCGTGGCCGGCGGGGCGGCCGGTGCCGACTCGTTGACCGACTCGTTGTTCGAGTGTCCCGGCTACGCCTACGGCGCGACGGCGTACGCCCTGGCCGAGCGCGGCGCGAGTGTGAACGCGATCATGCCGTACACGGAGTCGCTGGAACGGTTCGCCGAGTGGACGGCCCAACTCTGGGCGGAGTCGCTCGGGAAGGACGGGCGCGGACAGACTCCGGCGCGGGCGCTGGGCGTCACCGACCAACACTCACAGCTCCAACTGTACCGCGCCGGTCCCGCCGACAAGCTGGTGACGCTCGTCGACGTGTGCGAGGGGCCGGACACGCCGCTCCCGGCGGCGGAGTTGGAGGGGCTCTCGTACCTCGACGGCGCAACGCTGGGGGAGTTACGGGACGCGGAGTTGCGCGCCACGGAGGCGAGTCTCGCCGCCGCGGGGCGGGAGAACGTCCGGGTCGAACTCGACCGTCTCGACGCCGAGTCGGTGGGTGAGTTGGTGTACGGCTTCGAGGCGGCGACGATCCTCTACGGGGAGTTGGCCGACCTCGAGACGTTCACCCAGCCCGCCGTCGAGTGGGGGAAACGCGCCGCACGCGGGCTGCTCGGCGAGTCTACCGAGGAGTCGCGGCGCGTCCGCGAGAAGCGGGAGTTGGTCGTGGAATAG
- a CDS encoding preprotein translocase subunit SecD, which translates to MSLLDRVRDNWRVALLIVLVAVSTAFLFAPGFGGSGSEGNPTNLQYGLELDGGTEVRAPLVGVTAEGVAFDNESRSDVATAVAAELDGAEPRDVIARFGEQPGQSTVEVTTEGVSPDRLGTALDAAGYEYESVRQGVTDDTRSQTVEVLRSKINEGGLSGGSVTTIDLPGSRPFVSVQVPGGDRNEVLDLVNSRGAVRIVGYYPTQENGTRTYVNETIFTDEELRRVGNAREARDSDQFIVEVRIQPDAAQRVQQTFVDTGVAQQRATRCTYPQTEDPCLLVVRDGRVVNSFGMAGDLGRSMVNGEWQKNPVFVLQVNTLGEAQQVSVDLRAGSLPAALDVDEGTTRTTAPAQGESFKRDSLIAGLLAVFAVSGVVFVRYGEVEVALPMIVTALAEVYALLGIAALIQFPVDLSVIGGFIAVIGTGVDDLIIIANEVMDEGEVNSRRVFQSRFKKAFWVIGAAAATTVIAMSPLAVLSLGDLQGFAIFTILGVFIGVFVTRPAYGDILRALLTDQ; encoded by the coding sequence GTGAGCCTCCTCGACCGCGTCCGCGACAACTGGCGCGTCGCGTTGTTGATCGTCCTCGTCGCCGTCTCGACGGCGTTCCTGTTCGCCCCCGGCTTCGGAGGCAGCGGGAGCGAGGGGAACCCCACCAACCTCCAGTACGGGTTGGAACTCGACGGCGGGACGGAGGTCCGTGCGCCGCTCGTGGGCGTGACCGCCGAGGGTGTCGCGTTCGACAACGAGTCGCGCAGCGACGTGGCGACGGCGGTCGCCGCCGAACTCGACGGCGCCGAGCCGCGGGACGTGATCGCCCGGTTCGGCGAGCAGCCCGGGCAGAGCACCGTCGAGGTGACGACCGAGGGTGTCTCCCCGGACCGACTCGGGACGGCGCTGGACGCGGCCGGCTACGAGTACGAGAGCGTCCGGCAGGGCGTGACCGACGACACCCGTTCACAGACCGTCGAGGTGTTGCGGTCGAAGATCAACGAGGGCGGGCTCTCCGGTGGGTCGGTGACGACCATCGACCTGCCGGGATCGCGCCCGTTCGTCTCCGTGCAGGTGCCGGGCGGCGACCGCAACGAGGTGCTCGACCTGGTGAACTCCCGGGGTGCCGTCCGGATCGTCGGCTACTACCCGACCCAGGAGAACGGGACGCGGACGTACGTCAACGAGACGATCTTCACCGACGAGGAGCTGCGTCGCGTCGGGAACGCCCGCGAGGCACGCGACAGCGACCAGTTCATCGTCGAAGTGCGAATCCAGCCGGACGCCGCCCAGCGCGTCCAGCAGACGTTCGTCGACACGGGTGTCGCACAACAGCGTGCGACGCGGTGTACTTACCCGCAGACGGAGGACCCGTGTCTGCTCGTGGTCCGCGACGGACGGGTCGTCAACTCCTTCGGGATGGCCGGGGACCTCGGCCGGAGCATGGTGAACGGCGAGTGGCAGAAGAACCCGGTGTTCGTCCTCCAGGTGAACACGCTCGGCGAGGCCCAGCAGGTGTCGGTCGACCTGCGTGCCGGGTCGCTGCCGGCGGCTCTCGACGTCGACGAGGGGACGACCCGGACGACGGCACCCGCGCAGGGTGAGAGCTTCAAGCGCGACTCGCTGATCGCCGGCTTGCTCGCGGTGTTCGCCGTCAGCGGTGTCGTGTTCGTCCGGTACGGCGAGGTGGAGGTCGCGCTGCCGATGATCGTCACGGCGCTGGCGGAGGTGTACGCGCTGTTGGGGATCGCGGCGTTGATCCAGTTCCCGGTGGACCTGTCGGTGATCGGTGGGTTCATCGCGGTGATCGGGACCGGGGTGGACGACCTCATCATCATCGCCAACGAGGTGATGGACGAGGGCGAGGTGAACTCCCGGCGCGTCTTCCAGTCGCGGTTCAAGAAGGCGTTCTGGGTGATCGGCGCGGCGGCGGCGACGACGGTGATCGCCATGTCGCCGCTGGCAGTGCTCTCGCTGGGTGACCTGCAGGGGTTCGCCATCTTCACCATCCTCGGCGTCTTCATCGGCGTCTTCGTCACCCGCCCGGCGTACGGTGACATCCTCCGTGCGCTGTTGACGGATCAGTAA
- the secF gene encoding protein translocase subunit SecF: MARFEVPEVDYDRYSNRQLAAIPLGVLAVALVIVAVTWATTGAPVALGTDFSGGTEFRVAVDAGSESAESVIRTAFPAEPASIREIPSQGVYVVTFGPEVDATAAEDAIGCASDESVECLSDAQRDAAQKVEYRASAAVSAAFGEALQGQALVGVVAAFAGMGLLVFGLFRTFVPSVAVVVSAFSDIVIPVALMNLFGIELSLGTVAALLMLIGYSVDSDILLNNHILRRSGDFYESTYRAMRTGVTMTLTSLAAMIVLTIVATIFGIGLLASIGTILVFGLTADLMNTYMLNLSLLRWYKFEGVAR; encoded by the coding sequence ATGGCACGGTTCGAGGTACCGGAGGTCGACTACGACCGGTACTCCAACAGGCAGTTGGCCGCGATCCCGCTCGGGGTGTTGGCGGTGGCGTTGGTGATCGTCGCCGTCACGTGGGCGACCACCGGTGCGCCGGTGGCTCTCGGGACGGACTTCAGCGGTGGCACGGAGTTCCGCGTCGCGGTCGACGCCGGGAGCGAGAGTGCGGAGTCGGTGATCCGGACGGCCTTCCCCGCCGAACCCGCGTCGATCCGCGAGATCCCCTCGCAGGGGGTCTACGTGGTGACGTTCGGGCCGGAGGTGGACGCGACGGCCGCCGAGGACGCCATCGGGTGTGCGTCCGACGAGAGTGTCGAGTGTCTCTCCGACGCCCAGCGGGACGCCGCCCAGAAGGTCGAGTACCGCGCGAGCGCCGCCGTCTCCGCGGCGTTCGGCGAGGCCCTCCAGGGACAGGCGCTCGTCGGTGTCGTCGCCGCGTTCGCCGGGATGGGACTGCTCGTGTTCGGGTTGTTCCGGACGTTCGTCCCGTCCGTGGCGGTCGTCGTCTCGGCGTTCTCCGACATCGTGATCCCGGTGGCGTTGATGAACCTGTTCGGGATCGAGCTGTCGCTTGGGACCGTCGCGGCACTCCTGATGTTGATCGGGTACTCTGTCGACTCCGACATCCTGTTGAACAACCACATCCTCCGGCGTTCGGGTGACTTCTACGAGTCCACCTACCGCGCGATGCGGACCGGGGTGACGATGACACTGACCTCGCTGGCGGCGATGATCGTGTTGACGATCGTCGCGACGATCTTCGGCATCGGACTGCTCGCGAGCATCGGGACGATCCTCGTGTTCGGGCTGACGGCCGACCTGATGAACACCTACATGCTCAACCTGAGTCTGCTCCGCTGGTACAAGTTCGAGGGGGTGGCGCGGTGA
- a CDS encoding DUF5812 family protein translates to MVTHADDDSAVLRDADTGQVHTLSANEGLTADEVIEATVAPEPPMGVTYELRDLHASRSVRIEAVREPPTTQSREIAADQPVGEVTRQERAGDGELHVLSVPESETESAVDDVLDDRETRLVQAARAGASLVEVRSEPGVVAVRYLP, encoded by the coding sequence GTGGTCACACACGCCGACGACGACTCGGCGGTGTTGCGCGACGCCGACACCGGACAGGTCCACACGCTCTCGGCCAACGAGGGACTGACCGCGGACGAGGTGATCGAGGCGACCGTCGCGCCGGAGCCGCCGATGGGTGTCACCTACGAACTCCGGGACCTCCACGCGTCGCGGTCCGTACGAATCGAGGCCGTCCGGGAACCGCCGACGACACAGAGTCGCGAAATCGCCGCGGATCAGCCCGTCGGCGAGGTCACGCGACAAGAGCGCGCGGGCGACGGTGAACTCCACGTCCTGTCGGTTCCCGAGTCGGAGACGGAGTCGGCCGTCGATGACGTACTCGACGACCGCGAGACGCGACTCGTCCAGGCCGCTCGGGCCGGTGCGTCGCTCGTCGAGGTGCGCTCGGAACCGGGTGTCGTCGCCGTCCGCTACCTACCGTAG
- a CDS encoding TetR/AcrR family transcriptional regulator, translating to MTGSGADDERVTAGGGGDDTDAGDETGDSDGDGVVGSDGAVAADGSGTPDVTTASDTDDTEAAIMHATYRALCANGFADTTISAIADEFAKSKSLLYYHYDDKEAIFDDFLAFLLAELEANVAAAETDDPYDRLWAVIDQLLPPELDDEGLRFRRAISETRANAPHSAAYHDQFARSDEVILSRLVEALEAGVESGRFRAVDSEETAEFLYSTVVGGLHRGVTLDDTEPIERTRTALERYLDDAVVADD from the coding sequence ATGACCGGGTCTGGCGCAGACGACGAGCGGGTGACTGCTGGGGGCGGGGGCGACGACACAGACGCGGGTGACGAGACCGGCGACTCCGACGGTGACGGCGTCGTCGGGAGTGACGGCGCCGTCGCGGCCGACGGGTCGGGTACCCCCGACGTGACGACGGCGAGCGACACCGACGACACGGAGGCGGCGATCATGCACGCCACCTACCGGGCGCTGTGTGCCAACGGATTCGCGGACACGACGATCTCGGCGATCGCCGACGAGTTCGCCAAGAGCAAGTCGCTGTTGTACTACCACTACGACGACAAGGAGGCGATCTTCGACGACTTCCTCGCGTTCCTGCTGGCGGAGTTGGAGGCCAACGTCGCCGCGGCCGAGACGGACGACCCGTACGACCGCCTCTGGGCCGTGATCGACCAACTGCTCCCGCCGGAGCTGGACGACGAGGGGCTCCGCTTCCGACGTGCGATCTCGGAGACACGCGCGAACGCCCCTCACTCCGCCGCCTATCACGACCAGTTCGCCCGCTCGGACGAGGTGATCCTCTCGCGGCTCGTCGAGGCACTCGAGGCCGGTGTCGAGAGCGGACGGTTCCGCGCCGTCGACTCCGAGGAGACGGCGGAGTTCCTCTACTCGACCGTCGTCGGTGGGCTCCACCGGGGTGTCACGCTCGACGACACGGAGCCGATCGAGCGGACGCGGACGGCACTCGAACGGTACCTCGACGACGCCGTGGTGGCCGACGACTGA
- a CDS encoding sulfite oxidase-like oxidoreductase, with product MSTDSDGEAESGDGDVPTPDADVTDLYREYGDERLPPGQRQTDRFPVLSKSGTPDWTREDWQFDVWGAVEEELTFDYDEFRELPSVTQRQDFHCVTGWSRFDCTFTGVTFPELAERAGVRGDAVHVMFHALDGYTTNLPLAECDREEVLFVWEYDGEPLPEDHGGPLRVVTPHKYAYKGAKWVTGVEFLTEPERGYWEKRGYSNTANPWEEERYS from the coding sequence ATGAGTACGGACTCGGACGGCGAGGCGGAGTCGGGGGACGGCGACGTGCCGACGCCGGACGCGGACGTGACGGACCTCTACCGGGAGTACGGCGACGAGCGACTCCCGCCGGGACAGCGCCAGACGGACCGGTTCCCGGTGCTCTCGAAGTCCGGGACGCCGGACTGGACCCGCGAAGACTGGCAGTTCGACGTGTGGGGTGCCGTCGAGGAGGAACTGACCTTCGACTACGACGAGTTCCGCGAGCTCCCGTCGGTCACCCAGCGGCAGGACTTCCACTGTGTCACTGGCTGGTCGCGGTTCGACTGCACGTTCACCGGGGTCACGTTCCCGGAGTTGGCCGAGCGGGCGGGGGTCCGCGGCGACGCGGTCCACGTCATGTTCCACGCGCTGGACGGGTACACGACGAACCTCCCGCTCGCGGAGTGTGACCGCGAGGAGGTACTGTTCGTCTGGGAGTACGACGGCGAGCCGCTCCCGGAGGACCACGGCGGGCCGCTGCGCGTCGTCACCCCGCACAAGTACGCCTACAAGGGCGCCAAGTGGGTGACAGGCGTCGAGTTCCTCACCGAGCCGGAGCGTGGGTACTGGGAGAAGCGCGGCTACTCGAACACCGCGAACCCGTGGGAAGAGGAGCGGTACAGCTGA
- a CDS encoding ribonuclease HII, whose translation MLGADEAGKGPVLGPMVAGAVRASPDRLPDGVADSKRLSASDRERLAERLRSDEAVATATAVVPVAAIDAPETDMNELGVAGQAVALRCVARDGDRAVVDAADVSAERFGDRLQTTVAATDGDDADPHPLLAAGDGDPEGVAPPSEVDVTAEHGADDRYDLVAAASILAKVERDRRMAAIDERYDRPVGSGYPSDETTREFLAAYVTETGSLPECARASWQTARDALAAAAQSGLDDF comes from the coding sequence GTGTTGGGCGCGGACGAGGCCGGGAAGGGACCGGTTCTCGGGCCGATGGTCGCGGGTGCGGTCCGTGCCTCCCCGGACCGACTCCCGGACGGCGTCGCCGACTCGAAGCGCCTGTCTGCGAGCGACCGCGAGCGGCTGGCGGAGCGACTCCGCAGCGACGAGGCAGTCGCGACCGCGACGGCGGTGGTGCCCGTCGCGGCTATCGACGCCCCCGAGACGGACATGAACGAACTCGGGGTCGCCGGACAGGCGGTGGCACTCCGATGCGTCGCACGCGACGGCGACCGGGCGGTCGTCGACGCCGCCGACGTGTCCGCCGAGCGGTTCGGCGACAGACTCCAGACGACGGTCGCGGCGACGGACGGAGACGACGCAGACCCACACCCCCTGCTGGCGGCCGGCGACGGCGACCCGGAGGGCGTCGCGCCACCGAGCGAGGTCGACGTGACGGCGGAACACGGCGCAGACGACCGGTACGACCTCGTCGCGGCGGCGTCGATCCTCGCGAAGGTGGAACGCGACCGCCGGATGGCGGCGATCGACGAGCGCTACGACCGCCCCGTCGGGAGCGGCTACCCGTCCGACGAGACGACACGCGAGTTCCTGGCGGCGTACGTCACCGAGACCGGGTCGCTCCCGGAGTGTGCGCGGGCGTCGTGGCAGACGGCACGGGACGCACTCGCCGCCGCCGCACAGTCTGGGTTGGACGACTTCTGA
- a CDS encoding methyltransferase domain-containing protein, giving the protein MGVLEDKARARLFYKYLSKVYDTINPLVWNETMRAEALEWFDPQPDDRILDVGAGTGFATEGLLEHVDEVHALDQSVHQMERAFAKFGKRGPVKYVRGDAERLPFATDAFDKTWSSGSIEYWPNPVDALEELRRVTKPGGTVLVVGPDYPHNAVFQRLADAIMLFYDAEEADEMFAAAGFEDVTHHVQQAKPGSPRAITSVATVPETDGVESSATDADSEPVDTAAD; this is encoded by the coding sequence ATGGGAGTCCTCGAAGACAAGGCGCGTGCACGCCTGTTCTACAAGTACCTCTCGAAGGTGTACGACACGATCAACCCGCTCGTGTGGAACGAGACGATGCGGGCGGAGGCGCTGGAGTGGTTCGACCCGCAGCCGGACGACCGCATCCTCGACGTGGGTGCGGGCACCGGGTTCGCCACCGAGGGACTGTTGGAGCACGTCGACGAGGTGCACGCTCTCGACCAGTCGGTCCACCAGATGGAGCGCGCGTTCGCGAAGTTCGGGAAGCGCGGCCCGGTGAAGTACGTCCGTGGGGACGCCGAACGGCTCCCGTTCGCGACGGACGCCTTCGACAAGACGTGGTCGTCCGGCTCCATCGAGTACTGGCCGAACCCGGTCGACGCGCTCGAGGAACTGCGCCGGGTGACGAAGCCCGGCGGAACGGTGCTCGTCGTCGGCCCGGACTACCCCCACAACGCCGTCTTCCAGCGGCTCGCGGACGCGATCATGCTGTTCTACGACGCCGAGGAGGCCGACGAGATGTTCGCCGCGGCCGGGTTCGAAGACGTGACGCACCACGTCCAGCAGGCCAAACCCGGCAGTCCACGCGCCATCACCTCCGTCGCGACGGTGCCCGAGACCGACGGCGTCGAGTCGTCGGCGACCGACGCCGACTCCGAGCCGGTCGACACCGCCGCGGACTGA
- a CDS encoding Brp/Blh family beta-carotene 15,15'-dioxygenase — protein MATARERVFQTDTDRLSLQVSIGALLALTLVVGGLRLTGTTIPLRAQAAAYLVGMVALNLPHGGYEHFANLRRRTAEFRWRYVGGYLAMVAAGIGLFLLAPVVGLAVAVGVVVAKGGGGDLYVLRATTGAGHLRTRTQRLLAAAARGGAAMAVPIVAFPETFHAFSSIIVAVFDPGALGPAAQYFDVTRPLIGVGYAAVVLAHLGLGATRRDGSGSWLVDAGETLLLVCYFAVVPVVLAVGLYFPLWYSARQVARELAVQGEPGEGPDLLSGDGDASAGSVALRAWGVLIGGAMATGVVVAAVWIAAPNPLGQAGPLLGGVAFWSVAISIVALPHVVVGGVLDRRRGIWHVP, from the coding sequence ATGGCGACGGCACGCGAACGGGTGTTCCAGACGGACACGGACAGACTCTCCTTGCAGGTGTCGATCGGTGCCCTGCTCGCGCTCACGTTGGTCGTGGGTGGGCTCCGACTGACGGGGACGACGATCCCGCTGCGAGCGCAGGCGGCGGCGTACCTCGTCGGGATGGTCGCGTTGAACCTCCCGCACGGCGGGTACGAACACTTCGCCAACCTCCGGCGACGGACGGCGGAGTTCCGCTGGCGGTACGTCGGCGGCTACCTCGCGATGGTCGCGGCCGGGATCGGCCTGTTCCTCCTCGCGCCGGTCGTCGGGCTGGCGGTCGCGGTCGGCGTCGTCGTCGCGAAGGGCGGCGGCGGCGACCTCTACGTGTTGCGAGCGACGACCGGTGCCGGCCACCTCCGGACGCGGACCCAGCGACTCTTGGCCGCGGCGGCGCGTGGTGGCGCGGCGATGGCGGTCCCCATCGTCGCGTTCCCGGAGACGTTCCACGCGTTCAGTTCCATCATCGTCGCCGTCTTCGACCCGGGCGCACTCGGGCCGGCGGCCCAGTACTTCGACGTGACACGCCCGCTGATCGGCGTCGGGTACGCCGCCGTGGTACTCGCACACCTCGGACTCGGGGCGACACGCCGGGACGGCAGCGGCTCGTGGCTCGTCGACGCCGGGGAGACGCTCCTGCTCGTCTGTTACTTCGCGGTGGTGCCGGTCGTCCTCGCGGTCGGACTCTACTTCCCGCTGTGGTACTCCGCCAGACAGGTCGCCCGCGAGCTGGCCGTCCAGGGGGAGCCCGGTGAGGGACCGGACCTGTTGTCGGGTGACGGCGACGCCTCCGCCGGCAGTGTCGCGCTCCGGGCGTGGGGGGTGCTCATCGGCGGTGCGATGGCGACCGGCGTCGTCGTCGCCGCGGTGTGGATCGCCGCGCCGAACCCGCTCGGGCAGGCCGGGCCGCTGCTCGGTGGGGTCGCGTTCTGGAGCGTGGCGATCAGCATCGTCGCGCTCCCGCACGTCGTCGTCGGCGGCGTGTTGGACCGCCGCCGCGGGATCTGGCACGTCCCCTGA
- a CDS encoding metal-dependent hydrolase — protein MPSTLVHVALAGLLAAALLPDDYFDRRAVLLILAVAVVPDLDVFFGSVIRGAHRSLGHNLLLPGLAAALLAVDLRVRPRSTVRRVLGAGGGWTAAVAIVGFVVAGVGLDYVVNGANLLWPVHDQFYTANGRAILSNQRGFVQTFVDLSPEPPSDGGSSGGGGGSQPKTTDNTHYSTGVDPTAGSEPKDVERVFPLVRSGWQLLVVVAGATVVSAKLWLTGGE, from the coding sequence ATGCCCTCGACACTGGTCCACGTCGCACTCGCCGGACTGCTCGCGGCCGCGCTGTTGCCGGACGACTACTTCGACCGTCGTGCCGTCCTCCTGATCCTCGCCGTCGCCGTCGTCCCCGACCTCGACGTGTTCTTCGGCTCCGTGATCCGCGGCGCGCACCGCTCGCTCGGACACAACCTCCTCCTGCCGGGACTCGCGGCCGCGCTGCTCGCCGTGGACCTGCGGGTGCGCCCGCGGTCGACCGTCCGGCGCGTCCTCGGTGCCGGTGGCGGGTGGACGGCCGCCGTCGCGATCGTGGGATTCGTCGTCGCCGGGGTCGGACTCGACTACGTGGTCAACGGCGCGAACCTCCTGTGGCCCGTCCACGACCAGTTCTACACCGCGAACGGCCGCGCGATCCTCTCGAACCAGCGTGGCTTCGTCCAGACGTTCGTCGACCTCTCGCCCGAGCCGCCGAGCGACGGCGGTAGCAGTGGCGGAGGCGGCGGGAGCCAGCCGAAGACGACGGACAACACTCACTACAGCACGGGTGTCGACCCGACGGCCGGCTCGGAGCCGAAAGACGTCGAGCGGGTGTTCCCGCTGGTGCGGTCCGGCTGGCAGCTGCTCGTCGTCGTCGCCGGTGCGACGGTCGTGAGCGCGAAACTGTGGCTGACGGGCGGGGAGTGA